A single Flavobacterium sp. 1 DNA region contains:
- the pbpC gene encoding penicillin-binding protein 1C has product MKQTKFTLKNKLIAFLQRIINWIKENKIKSSIVFLLLVVYCFSLPRTLFQEPYSTVIESKEGELLGAKIALDGQWRFPAQDSVPDKFKKCIVYFEDEYFYKHPGFNPVAMVNAFQQNRKAGKVVRGGSTLTQQVIRLSRNGKGRTYFEKIIELILATRLELGYSKNEILELYASHAPFGGNVVGLEMASWRYFGVQSHQLSWAESATLAVLPNAPSLIYPGKNQIKLLNKRNRLLLKLNQEGIIDKQTYELSIDEPLPQKPYDLPQIAPHLLQRVAKNQQGNRVKTTIEIGLQNRVNQIAKYYYSQYKQNEVHNLAILVIDVSNRKVLSYVGNSPTDGNHQKDVDIIDAPRSTGSILKPLLYAGMLDDGELLPNTLVADIPTQISGYTPQNFNLTFDGAVPAHRALSRSLNIPAVLMLQDFGVNKFYEELQRFKLRDISKPPDHYGLSLILGGAESNLWDLCRTYAGLSSTLNYFNRNQGQYRTNEFAELNYDDNFQVDFGDETKQKNILGAGSIWLTYNAMEQVNRPEGDEAWKFYDSSLKIAWKTGTSFGNRDAWAIGTSARYVVGVWVGNATGEGRPTLTGVTSAAPILFDVFNLLPRQRWFDTPYKDLEEVEVCSLSGHLAKEGCSSIKQWIPKKGKNTSICPYHKTVHLDKSQQFQVNSSCENIENIVTKNWFVLPPVMAWYYKSQHIEYLPLPPFRNDCMGTQTATMDFIYPKTNSKIYLTKNFNSEVQPVILKVAHSQRESKLFWYVDNVYKGSTKTFHEMPISTTTGFHYVTVVDEFGNEIRRKIEIVKD; this is encoded by the coding sequence ATGAAACAAACAAAATTCACTTTGAAAAATAAACTAATAGCGTTCCTGCAACGCATAATCAATTGGATAAAAGAGAATAAAATTAAATCATCAATAGTATTTTTGCTATTGGTGGTTTATTGTTTTTCATTGCCAAGAACTTTGTTTCAAGAACCTTATTCTACGGTGATTGAAAGTAAGGAAGGAGAATTACTTGGAGCCAAAATTGCGCTTGATGGACAATGGCGATTTCCAGCGCAAGACAGCGTTCCAGATAAATTCAAAAAATGTATCGTCTATTTTGAAGATGAATATTTCTATAAACACCCCGGATTCAATCCTGTGGCGATGGTCAATGCATTTCAACAAAACAGGAAAGCGGGCAAAGTCGTTCGTGGAGGAAGTACGTTGACCCAGCAAGTCATTCGGTTGTCCAGAAACGGCAAAGGCCGGACTTATTTTGAAAAAATAATCGAACTCATTCTCGCCACCCGATTAGAGTTGGGGTATTCCAAAAACGAAATTTTGGAATTGTATGCTTCACACGCTCCTTTTGGCGGAAATGTGGTGGGTCTTGAAATGGCTTCATGGCGGTATTTTGGCGTACAATCCCATCAATTGTCTTGGGCAGAGAGCGCTACTTTGGCTGTTTTGCCAAATGCTCCAAGCTTGATTTATCCAGGGAAAAACCAAATCAAATTGTTGAATAAACGCAATCGGCTTTTGTTGAAACTCAATCAAGAGGGGATTATCGATAAGCAGACTTACGAACTTTCGATCGATGAGCCTTTACCACAAAAACCGTATGATTTACCGCAAATCGCACCTCATTTATTACAGCGAGTTGCCAAGAACCAACAAGGAAACCGGGTGAAAACGACAATCGAAATTGGCTTACAAAACAGAGTCAATCAAATTGCGAAGTATTATTACAGTCAGTACAAGCAAAACGAAGTCCATAATTTGGCTATTTTGGTGATAGATGTGTCCAATAGAAAAGTTTTGAGTTATGTGGGGAATTCGCCTACCGATGGCAACCATCAAAAAGATGTGGATATTATTGATGCGCCAAGAAGTACGGGAAGTATTCTCAAACCGCTTTTATATGCTGGTATGCTCGACGATGGGGAGTTGTTGCCGAATACATTAGTGGCAGATATTCCAACACAGATTTCAGGATATACCCCCCAGAATTTTAACTTGACATTTGACGGAGCAGTCCCTGCACATCGGGCATTATCGCGTTCCTTGAATATTCCTGCCGTATTGATGTTACAGGATTTTGGAGTGAATAAATTTTATGAAGAATTACAGCGATTCAAATTGCGGGACATTTCAAAACCGCCTGACCATTACGGTTTGTCGCTTATTTTGGGCGGTGCCGAAAGCAATTTATGGGATCTATGCCGAACTTACGCCGGTTTGTCCTCAACTTTGAATTATTTCAATAGAAATCAAGGACAATACAGAACCAATGAATTTGCCGAATTAAATTATGATGATAATTTTCAAGTCGATTTTGGAGACGAGACCAAACAAAAAAACATCTTGGGAGCAGGCTCAATTTGGCTTACCTATAACGCAATGGAGCAAGTCAATCGTCCCGAAGGAGACGAAGCTTGGAAATTTTACGATAGTTCACTCAAAATTGCATGGAAAACGGGTACAAGCTTTGGGAATCGGGATGCGTGGGCGATAGGAACCAGCGCCAGATACGTCGTGGGTGTTTGGGTTGGGAACGCAACAGGTGAGGGGAGACCCACATTGACGGGAGTTACCAGTGCAGCACCCATTTTGTTTGATGTTTTTAATTTGTTGCCAAGACAGCGATGGTTCGATACGCCTTACAAGGATTTAGAAGAAGTTGAGGTTTGTAGTTTGAGTGGTCATTTGGCTAAAGAAGGCTGTTCAAGCATAAAACAATGGATTCCGAAAAAAGGAAAAAACACTTCTATTTGTCCGTATCATAAAACGGTGCATTTGGATAAATCACAGCAGTTTCAAGTGAACAGCAGTTGTGAAAATATAGAAAATATAGTGACTAAAAACTGGTTTGTTTTGCCTCCTGTAATGGCTTGGTATTACAAAAGTCAGCATATAGAATATTTGCCATTACCACCTTTTAGAAATGATTGTATGGGAACGCAAACGGCAACGATGGATTTTATTTATCCCAAAACCAACAGTAAAATCTATCTCACCAAAAATTTCAACAGCGAAGTGCAGCCTGTGATTCTAAAAGTGGCGCATTCACAACGCGAAAGCAAACTGTTTTGGTATGTGGATAATGTGTACAAAGGCAGTACCAAAACTTTTCATGAAATGCCTATTTCAACTACGACAGGATTTCATTATGTGACAGTGGTTGATGAATTTGGAAACGAAATCCGAAGAAAAATTGAGATTGTGAAGGATTAA
- a CDS encoding HU family DNA-binding protein, whose protein sequence is MQTQKNYYNIIKRKKMTKADIVAKISEKLGLEKGDVQATVETFMNEVKNSLETGDNVYLRGFGSFIVKTRAEKTGRNISKNTTIKIPAHNIPAFKPAKVFVEGVKVNNEAK, encoded by the coding sequence TTGCAAACTCAAAAAAATTATTACAACATAATAAAAAGGAAGAAAATGACGAAAGCAGATATCGTAGCGAAGATTTCAGAAAAATTAGGTCTTGAAAAAGGGGATGTACAAGCAACCGTAGAGACTTTTATGAACGAAGTAAAAAACTCACTAGAAACTGGTGACAATGTTTATCTAAGAGGTTTCGGTAGTTTTATCGTTAAAACAAGAGCTGAAAAAACTGGAAGAAATATTTCCAAAAATACCACTATCAAAATCCCAGCACACAACATTCCTGCATTCAAACCTGCGAAAGTTTTTGTTGAAGGTGTAAAAGTGAACAACGAAGCAAAATAA
- the mutY gene encoding A/G-specific adenine glycosylase: MIFSKTLIKWYLQNKRDLPWRKTTNPYPIWLSEIMLQQTRVAQGMPYFFAFTATFPTILDLANAHEEQVLKLWQGLGYYSRARNLHKTAQIVAHEMNGVFPDNYADLLKLKGIGEYTAAAIASFSYNECVPVVDGNVFRVLSRYFDLETDIAQASAKKEFAALAFELMPKDNPAQFNQAIMEFGALQCVPKNPNCTECVFNNSCAALQKKKVNQLPAKSKKTKVRNRYFNYIVAVDDLENTIIQKRTAKGIWHNLYEFPLIETDKVEDFETVVKQINQHFFQENKMESLLEYNEESIVHKLSHQHLHIKFWKANLKGTIENGIDLETAKTFPFPIVIHNFIEEKL; encoded by the coding sequence ATGATTTTTTCTAAAACGCTAATTAAGTGGTATTTGCAAAACAAGCGGGATTTGCCTTGGCGAAAAACAACCAATCCATACCCAATTTGGCTCTCCGAAATTATGCTGCAGCAAACAAGAGTAGCGCAGGGAATGCCTTATTTTTTTGCTTTTACAGCCACTTTTCCAACTATTCTTGATTTGGCAAACGCCCATGAAGAGCAGGTCTTGAAACTTTGGCAGGGATTAGGGTATTATTCCCGTGCCCGCAATCTGCATAAGACAGCGCAAATAGTAGCGCATGAAATGAATGGCGTTTTTCCGGATAATTATGCCGACTTGCTAAAACTAAAAGGAATTGGCGAATATACCGCCGCCGCAATTGCCTCCTTCTCCTATAATGAATGCGTTCCCGTGGTTGATGGAAACGTTTTTCGAGTGCTTTCGCGTTATTTCGACTTGGAAACAGATATTGCCCAAGCTTCTGCCAAAAAAGAATTTGCTGCTTTGGCTTTCGAACTGATGCCAAAAGACAATCCTGCACAATTCAATCAAGCCATAATGGAATTTGGCGCCCTACAATGTGTTCCGAAAAATCCAAATTGTACCGAATGCGTCTTTAATAATAGCTGTGCTGCGCTGCAAAAAAAGAAAGTCAATCAGCTTCCCGCAAAATCAAAGAAAACTAAAGTTCGAAATCGCTACTTTAATTACATAGTAGCAGTCGATGATTTGGAGAACACCATTATCCAGAAACGCACTGCCAAAGGAATTTGGCACAATCTGTATGAGTTTCCTTTAATCGAAACCGACAAAGTCGAAGATTTTGAAACCGTAGTCAAGCAAATCAATCAACACTTTTTCCAGGAAAACAAAATGGAGAGCCTGTTGGAATATAATGAAGAAAGCATAGTTCATAAACTATCGCACCAGCATTTGCACATCAAATTTTGGAAAGCAAATTTAAAAGGTACCATCGAAAATGGCATTGACCTCGAAACTGCCAAAACATTTCCGTTCCCAATTGTTATTCATAATTTCATTGAGGAAAAATTGTAA
- a CDS encoding ribonuclease E/G, producing MNKELIIRSSSDYVDFALLKDGKLIELHKEEEKSNFQVGDIFIAKIRKPVAGLNAAFVNVGFEKDAFLHYHDLGPNLASQLKFIKLVSAGKIKDFSLKNFQFEKEIDKDGTITDVISANQSVLVQVVKEPISTKGPRLSAELSLAGRFIVLVPFSDRVSISQKIEDKKEKDRLKRLVQSVKPKGFGVIVRTVAEGKSTVELEKDLQNLLSRWNAMCKKLPTAHHPSKILGELNRASSILRDVFNDTFSGIQIDDEELYHQTKDYLQEIAPSKQSIVKFYQSKDTPIFEKYNIERQIKTSFGKTVSMSKGAYLIIEHTEALHVIDVNSGNRSNKATNQEDTAMEVNMIAAAEIARQLRLRDMGGIIVVDFIDMSNPENRKVLFDFLREEMSDDKAKHKILPPSKFGLVQITRQRVRPEVNIKTREEDPNNEHGEIEAPILIIDKIASDLERVLKTHNKVVLNVHPFVAAYLSKGFPSLRSKWFFEHKKWVKIIPRDAYTYLEYHFYDKKGNVIKE from the coding sequence ATGAATAAAGAATTAATCATTCGATCTAGTTCTGACTATGTAGATTTTGCCTTATTAAAAGATGGAAAACTAATTGAATTACACAAGGAAGAAGAGAAAAGCAACTTTCAAGTAGGTGATATTTTTATTGCCAAAATAAGGAAACCCGTTGCTGGTCTTAACGCTGCTTTTGTAAATGTTGGCTTCGAGAAAGATGCCTTTTTACATTATCACGATTTAGGCCCTAACTTAGCTTCCCAACTGAAATTCATAAAACTTGTAAGCGCAGGTAAAATAAAAGATTTCTCCCTAAAAAACTTTCAGTTTGAAAAAGAAATAGATAAAGATGGTACAATTACAGATGTAATTAGTGCTAATCAATCTGTTTTGGTGCAAGTTGTCAAAGAACCAATATCGACCAAAGGCCCAAGATTAAGCGCAGAGCTTTCTCTGGCCGGAAGATTTATTGTTTTGGTTCCGTTTTCTGACCGCGTTTCTATTTCTCAAAAAATAGAAGACAAAAAAGAAAAGGACCGTTTGAAACGTCTTGTACAATCAGTCAAACCAAAAGGATTTGGCGTTATTGTTCGCACAGTAGCCGAAGGCAAAAGCACAGTAGAATTAGAAAAAGATTTGCAGAACCTGCTCAGCAGATGGAATGCAATGTGTAAAAAATTACCAACTGCTCATCATCCGTCCAAAATATTAGGAGAGCTCAACAGAGCTTCTTCGATATTAAGAGACGTATTTAATGATACCTTTAGCGGTATTCAGATTGATGATGAAGAGTTGTACCACCAAACAAAGGATTATCTGCAGGAAATTGCACCATCCAAACAATCAATTGTTAAGTTCTATCAGTCTAAAGACACTCCAATTTTTGAGAAATACAATATAGAAAGACAGATCAAGACTTCATTTGGAAAAACAGTTTCCATGAGTAAAGGGGCTTACCTTATTATAGAACACACCGAAGCGTTACACGTTATTGATGTAAACAGCGGTAACCGTTCTAACAAAGCTACCAACCAAGAGGATACAGCCATGGAAGTCAATATGATTGCAGCTGCCGAAATAGCGAGACAATTGCGTCTTCGTGATATGGGCGGAATCATCGTAGTTGATTTTATCGATATGTCGAATCCTGAAAATCGTAAAGTCTTGTTCGACTTCCTGAGGGAAGAAATGAGCGACGATAAAGCAAAACACAAAATCTTACCACCGAGTAAATTTGGGCTAGTCCAGATTACCAGACAACGCGTAAGACCAGAAGTTAACATAAAAACAAGAGAAGAAGATCCAAACAATGAGCACGGCGAAATAGAAGCGCCAATATTAATCATTGACAAAATCGCTTCCGACTTGGAAAGAGTTTTAAAAACCCACAATAAAGTTGTTCTTAATGTACATCCGTTTGTGGCTGCATACCTCAGTAAGGGGTTTCCATCATTGCGTTCAAAATGGTTTTTTGAACACAAAAAATGGGTGAAAATCATACCACGTGACGCTTACACGTATTTAGAATATCATTTCTACGACAAAAAAGGAAATGTTATCAAAGAATAA
- a CDS encoding transposase, translating into MEKDIFESGQYYHIYNRGNNKENIFIEEKNYNYFLEKMKKYLLSVVDVYGYCLLKNHFHIVLRIKDKEELPEKFKEKIHLPFSNFFNSYAKSINTAYNRTGSLFQEHLQRNRIENEEYLKQLIIYVHLNSVKHKFTKSFETYLHSSYRSFISNKETSIDRGFILELFGGIDNFKFYHDERRLVYEGLIDAIDKMDD; encoded by the coding sequence ATGGAAAAAGATATTTTCGAATCAGGTCAATATTATCACATATACAATAGAGGCAATAACAAAGAAAATATTTTCATTGAAGAGAAGAATTATAATTATTTTCTAGAGAAAATGAAGAAATATCTTTTGTCAGTTGTAGATGTTTATGGGTACTGTTTGCTCAAGAATCATTTTCATATTGTTTTAAGAATTAAAGACAAAGAAGAGTTGCCAGAAAAATTTAAAGAGAAAATTCATTTGCCTTTTTCTAATTTTTTTAATTCGTATGCCAAAAGCATAAACACGGCTTATAATAGAACAGGGAGTTTATTTCAAGAACATCTGCAACGAAATAGAATTGAAAATGAAGAGTATTTGAAGCAATTAATAATATATGTTCATTTAAATTCTGTAAAACATAAATTCACGAAATCATTTGAAACGTATTTGCATTCGTCGTATCGTTCTTTTATTTCGAATAAAGAAACGAGTATTGATAGAGGTTTTATTCTAGAATTATTTGGAGGTATTGATAATTTTAAGTTTTATCACGATGAAAGAAGATTGGTTTATGAAGGGTTAATTGATGCGATTGATAAAATGGATGACTAA
- a CDS encoding single-stranded DNA-binding protein, with the protein MNGTLNKVMLIGHLGDNVKMHYFDGGNCIGRFQLATNEVYVNKTTNEKIVSTEWHNLVVRNKAAEICEKYLSKGDKIYVEGRIKSRQWQAEDGSTKHTMEIQVTEFTFLTTKKDTESNKTLNSSESTKNTNFDDQNNGLPINDLPF; encoded by the coding sequence ATGAACGGAACATTAAATAAAGTGATGCTTATAGGTCATCTTGGCGATAATGTCAAAATGCATTATTTTGACGGAGGAAACTGCATCGGAAGATTTCAATTGGCTACAAATGAAGTTTATGTCAACAAAACGACAAACGAAAAAATCGTTTCTACAGAATGGCATAACTTGGTAGTACGCAACAAAGCTGCTGAAATTTGCGAAAAGTACCTTTCTAAAGGGGATAAGATTTATGTGGAAGGGCGTATTAAATCCAGACAGTGGCAAGCTGAAGATGGTTCAACCAAACATACTATGGAAATCCAAGTAACTGAGTTTACTTTTTTGACAACCAAAAAAGATACAGAAAGTAATAAAACATTAAATTCTTCAGAATCCACAAAAAACACTAACTTTGACGATCAAAATAACGGTTTGCCAATCAATGACTTGCCGTTTTAA